The following are encoded in a window of Mycobacterium vicinigordonae genomic DNA:
- the nth gene encoding endonuclease III produces MNRTLAQAFPVVYCELDFTTPLELAVATILSAQSTDKRVNLTTPALFARYRTALDYAQADREELEALIRPTGFYRNKASSLIGLGQALVERFDGEVPKTMVELVTLPGVGRKTANVILGNAFDIPGITVDTHFGRLVRRWRWTAEEDPVKVEHAVGELIERKEWTLLSHRVIFHGRRVCHARKPACGVCVLAKDCPSFGLGPTEPLLAAPLVNGPETDHLLAMAGL; encoded by the coding sequence ATGAATCGCACACTGGCGCAAGCCTTTCCGGTTGTCTACTGCGAGTTGGACTTCACCACCCCGCTGGAACTGGCAGTGGCGACCATTCTGTCTGCGCAAAGCACCGACAAACGGGTCAATCTGACGACGCCGGCATTGTTCGCCCGCTACCGGACCGCATTGGATTATGCGCAGGCCGATCGCGAAGAACTCGAGGCCCTGATTCGTCCCACCGGGTTCTACCGCAACAAGGCGTCGTCGCTCATCGGGTTGGGTCAAGCCCTCGTCGAGCGGTTCGACGGCGAGGTCCCCAAAACCATGGTGGAACTAGTGACGCTTCCCGGCGTCGGCCGCAAGACCGCCAACGTGATCCTGGGCAACGCGTTCGATATTCCTGGCATCACCGTGGACACTCACTTCGGCAGACTCGTGCGACGGTGGCGGTGGACCGCGGAAGAGGATCCGGTCAAGGTCGAGCACGCCGTCGGCGAACTGATCGAGCGCAAGGAATGGACACTGCTCAGCCACCGCGTGATCTTCCACGGCCGCCGCGTCTGCCACGCCCGCAAGCCGGCCTGCGGGGTTTGCGTGCTGGCCAAGGACTGCCCGTCTTTCGGGCTTGGACCCACCGAACCATTGCTGGCCGCGCCCCTGGTCAACGGCCCGGAAACTGACCACCTGCTGGCCATGGCCGGGCTTTGA
- a CDS encoding RidA family protein, which yields MSAKARLQELGLELPQVVAPLAAYVPAVRTGNLVYTAGQLPFVEGKLAGTGKVGAEVAPDVGKTLARACALNALAAVDSLVGLDSVTQVVKVVGFVASAPGFHGQPGVVNGASELFAEVFGDAGKHARSAVGVAELPLDAPVEVELVVEVS from the coding sequence GTGAGCGCCAAAGCCCGACTGCAAGAACTTGGCCTCGAGCTTCCGCAGGTAGTCGCACCGCTGGCGGCCTATGTTCCGGCGGTGCGCACCGGCAACCTCGTCTACACCGCGGGCCAATTGCCGTTCGTCGAAGGAAAGCTGGCCGGCACCGGCAAGGTCGGCGCCGAGGTTGCCCCCGATGTCGGCAAGACGCTAGCCCGTGCCTGCGCACTCAACGCGCTGGCGGCGGTGGATTCGCTGGTCGGTCTGGACTCGGTGACCCAGGTGGTCAAGGTGGTCGGATTCGTCGCCTCCGCACCGGGATTCCACGGTCAGCCGGGCGTGGTCAACGGGGCCTCCGAATTGTTCGCCGAAGTCTTCGGCGACGCCGGCAAGCACGCGCGCTCCGCGGTCGGCGTGGCTGAACTGCCGCTGGACGCGCCGGTGGAGGTGGAGCTAGTCGTGGAGGTCAGTTAG
- a CDS encoding alpha/beta fold hydrolase, protein MPAPDPSMVRIDGPWRHLDVHANGIRFHVVEAVPDGVDAGAPATARPLVILLHGFGSFWWSWRHQLRGLSGARVVAVDLRGYGGSDKPPRGYDGWTLAGDTAGLIRALGHSSATLIGHADGGLACWATALLHSRLVRAIALVSSPHPAALRRSTLTRRDQSRALLPTLLRYQAPLYPERLLTRNNGAEIERLVRSRSSAKWIASEDFSQSVGYLRRAIRIPGAAHCALEYQRWAVRSQLRSEGHRFIKSTEAPLGVPLLHIRGDLDPYVRAAPVERTQRYAPHGRYISVAGAGHFSHEEAPQEINRHLVRFLEQQRVR, encoded by the coding sequence ATGCCGGCTCCAGATCCGTCGATGGTCCGCATCGACGGGCCCTGGCGTCATCTGGATGTGCACGCCAACGGTATCCGCTTCCACGTCGTCGAAGCGGTTCCCGACGGTGTGGACGCCGGTGCGCCGGCGACCGCCCGTCCGCTGGTCATCCTGCTGCATGGGTTCGGCTCGTTCTGGTGGTCCTGGCGCCATCAGTTGCGGGGGTTGAGCGGGGCCCGGGTGGTCGCGGTCGACCTGCGCGGCTACGGCGGCAGCGACAAGCCGCCTCGCGGCTACGACGGCTGGACGCTGGCCGGGGACACCGCCGGACTGATCCGCGCGCTGGGGCATTCGTCGGCGACGCTGATCGGCCATGCCGACGGCGGACTGGCCTGCTGGGCCACCGCGCTGCTGCATTCGCGGCTGGTGCGCGCTATCGCTCTGGTCAGCTCTCCGCACCCGGCCGCGTTGCGCCGGTCCACGCTGACCCGCCGCGATCAGAGCCGCGCATTGCTGCCGACACTGCTGCGCTACCAGGCGCCGCTGTACCCGGAGCGGCTCCTCACCCGGAACAACGGTGCCGAGATCGAACGCCTGGTGCGCAGCCGTAGCAGCGCTAAATGGATTGCATCCGAGGACTTTTCACAATCCGTCGGCTACCTGCGCCGGGCTATCCGGATCCCAGGGGCCGCGCACTGCGCGCTGGAGTATCAGCGCTGGGCGGTGCGCAGCCAGTTGCGCAGTGAGGGCCACCGGTTCATCAAGTCGACGGAGGCGCCGCTCGGTGTGCCGCTACTGCACATTCGCGGCGACCTCGACCCTTATGTGCGGGCCGCGCCGGTCGAACGGACCCAGCGCTACGCTCCGCACGGCCGGTACATATCTGTGGCCGGCGCAGGGCATTTCAGTCACGAGGAGGCGCCGCAGGAGATCAACCGGCACCTGGTGCGGTTCCTGGAGCAGCAGCGGGTCAGGTGA
- a CDS encoding ArsA-related P-loop ATPase, which yields MVANTSSGGSTVGWPSRLSKARLHFVTGKGGTGKSTIAAALALTLAAGGRKVLLVEVEGRQGIAQLFDVPPLPYQEVKIATAERGGQVNALAIELEAAFLEYLDMFYNLGLAGRAMRRIGAIEFATTIAPGLRDVLLTGKIKETVIRLDKNKRPLYDAIVVDAPPTGRIARFLDVTKAVSDLAKGGPVHSQAEGVVRLLHSDQTAIHLVTLLEALPVQETLEAIEELAEMQLPIGSVIVNRNIPPFLDAGDLAKAAEGVVDVDSVRTGLAAAGIKLEDEDFAGLLTETIEHATRIAARSETAQQLDALHVPRLELPTIADGVDLGSLYELSEVLAQQGVR from the coding sequence ATGGTGGCAAACACATCGAGTGGCGGCAGCACCGTCGGATGGCCGTCGCGCCTGTCGAAGGCTCGCCTGCACTTCGTGACGGGCAAAGGCGGCACCGGGAAGTCGACGATCGCGGCAGCCCTCGCTCTGACCCTGGCCGCGGGCGGCCGCAAAGTCTTGCTGGTCGAAGTTGAAGGGCGCCAAGGGATTGCGCAACTGTTCGACGTGCCGCCACTGCCCTACCAGGAAGTCAAGATCGCCACGGCCGAACGCGGCGGCCAAGTCAACGCGCTGGCGATCGAGCTCGAGGCGGCGTTCCTGGAGTACCTCGACATGTTCTACAACCTGGGCCTCGCCGGCCGTGCGATGCGCCGGATCGGTGCCATCGAGTTCGCAACGACGATCGCTCCCGGACTGCGCGACGTGCTACTCACCGGCAAGATCAAGGAGACGGTGATCCGCCTCGACAAGAACAAGCGGCCGCTCTATGACGCGATCGTCGTCGACGCGCCACCCACTGGTCGCATCGCCCGGTTTCTGGATGTCACCAAGGCGGTTTCAGACCTGGCCAAGGGTGGCCCGGTGCATTCGCAAGCCGAGGGCGTGGTCAGGTTGCTGCACTCCGACCAGACCGCCATCCACCTGGTGACGCTGCTGGAAGCGTTGCCGGTGCAGGAAACACTGGAAGCTATCGAGGAACTCGCCGAGATGCAGCTGCCGATCGGCAGCGTGATCGTGAACCGCAATATCCCGCCATTCCTGGACGCCGGCGACCTGGCGAAGGCCGCCGAGGGTGTCGTTGACGTGGACTCGGTACGGACCGGCCTGGCGGCGGCCGGCATCAAGCTCGAGGACGAAGATTTCGCCGGACTGTTGACCGAGACGATCGAACACGCGACCCGCATCGCTGCCCGCTCCGAGACCGCGCAGCAGCTCGATGCGTTGCACGTGCCGCGGCTAGAGTTGCCAACCATCGCCGACGGTGTCGACCTAGGTAGCCTGTACGAACTTTCGGAAGTGCTTGCACAGCAAGGGGTTCGATAA
- a CDS encoding MBL fold metallo-hydrolase — protein sequence MPETTALTHPAYGQLRAVTETASVLLCDNPGLMTLDGTNTWVLRGSRSDELVIVDPGPDDDEHIARVAALGRITLVLISHRHLDHTDGIDKLVELTGATVRSAGSGFLRGLGGHLTDGEVIDAAGLKIKVMATPGHTADSLSFVLEDAVLTADTVLGRGTTVMDKEDGNLTAYLDSLQRLRGLGGRAVLPGHGPELPDLDAITEEYLVHRQQRLDQVRAALRELGEEASARQVVEHVYTDVDEKLWDAAEWSVEVQLNHLRA from the coding sequence ATGCCTGAGACGACAGCGCTCACCCATCCTGCCTACGGTCAGTTGCGGGCGGTCACCGAGACCGCCTCGGTGCTGCTGTGTGACAACCCCGGGCTGATGACGTTGGACGGCACCAACACCTGGGTGCTGCGCGGCTCGCGCAGCGACGAGCTGGTGATCGTCGATCCCGGGCCCGACGACGACGAGCACATTGCCCGGGTCGCCGCACTCGGCCGGATCACCCTGGTGCTGATCAGTCACCGCCACCTCGACCACACCGACGGCATCGACAAGCTGGTCGAGTTGACCGGGGCGACAGTGCGCTCGGCGGGCAGCGGATTCCTGCGCGGCCTCGGGGGTCATCTGACCGACGGCGAGGTGATCGACGCCGCCGGCTTGAAGATCAAGGTGATGGCCACCCCAGGCCACACCGCGGACTCGTTGTCATTCGTGCTGGAGGATGCGGTGTTGACCGCAGACACGGTGCTGGGCCGCGGCACGACGGTGATGGACAAAGAAGACGGCAATCTGACCGCGTATCTAGACTCGCTGCAACGGCTACGAGGGTTGGGCGGCCGCGCGGTATTGCCCGGGCACGGACCAGAGCTGCCGGATCTGGATGCCATCACCGAGGAATATCTAGTGCACCGCCAGCAGCGGCTGGATCAGGTACGCGCGGCGCTGCGGGAGCTCGGCGAGGAAGCCAGCGCCCGGCAGGTGGTCGAGCACGTCTACACCGACGTCGACGAGAAGCTATGGGACGCCGCCGAGTGGTCGGTCGAGGTGCAACTGAACCACTTACGTGCCTGA
- the marP gene encoding acid resistance serine protease MarP, with protein MTPSQWLDIAVLAVAFIAAISGWRSGALGSMLSFAGVVLGGMAGVLLVPHLVGHISAPRAKLFAALFVILALVVVGEVAGVVLGRAVRGAIRNRPVRLVDSVIGVGLQLVVVLTAAWLLATPLTQSKDQPELAAAVRGSRVLAEVNEVAPTWLKTVPKRLSALLNISGLPAVLPPFSRTPIIPVASPDPALANNPVVATVAPSVVKIRSLAPSCQKILEGTGFVIAPERVMTNAHVVAGSNSVSLQVGGKDFNATVVSYDPQVDIAILSAPGLPSAPLEFAVNPAKTGTDVVVLGYPGGGNFTATPARIREIIKLSGPDIYHSPQQVTRDVYTIRADVEQGDSGGPLIDLNGRVLGVVFGAAVDDADTGFVLTAEEVNSQLAKVGATQQVNTGACVT; from the coding sequence ATGACTCCGTCGCAGTGGCTGGATATCGCTGTCCTGGCGGTGGCGTTCATTGCCGCGATCTCCGGATGGCGTTCCGGTGCACTGGGTTCCATGCTGTCGTTCGCTGGGGTGGTGCTGGGCGGCATGGCCGGGGTGTTGCTGGTGCCGCATCTGGTCGGCCACATCTCCGCGCCGCGCGCGAAACTGTTTGCCGCCCTGTTCGTGATCCTGGCCCTGGTGGTGGTCGGTGAAGTCGCCGGCGTGGTGCTGGGGCGCGCCGTGCGCGGCGCGATCCGCAACCGGCCGGTGCGTCTGGTCGATTCGGTGATCGGGGTGGGGCTGCAGCTGGTGGTGGTGCTGACCGCGGCCTGGCTGTTGGCGACACCGCTGACTCAGTCCAAAGATCAACCGGAGCTGGCGGCCGCCGTGCGGGGTTCCCGGGTGCTCGCCGAGGTCAACGAGGTGGCCCCGACCTGGTTGAAGACCGTGCCCAAGCGGCTTTCGGCGCTGCTCAACATCTCCGGCCTGCCGGCGGTTCTGCCGCCGTTCAGCCGGACCCCTATCATCCCGGTCGCCTCACCGGATCCGGCGCTGGCCAACAACCCGGTGGTCGCCACCGTCGCGCCCAGTGTCGTCAAGATCCGCAGCCTGGCGCCCAGCTGCCAGAAAATTCTGGAGGGCACCGGGTTCGTGATCGCCCCGGAACGGGTGATGACGAACGCGCACGTGGTGGCAGGATCGAACAGCGTCTCGCTGCAGGTCGGTGGAAAGGACTTCAACGCCACGGTCGTGTCCTACGACCCGCAGGTGGACATCGCGATCCTCAGCGCGCCGGGGCTACCGTCGGCCCCTCTGGAATTCGCGGTGAACCCGGCCAAGACCGGCACCGACGTGGTGGTCCTCGGTTACCCGGGCGGTGGCAACTTCACCGCCACTCCGGCCCGCATCCGGGAGATCATCAAGCTCAGCGGACCCGACATCTACCACAGCCCACAACAGGTGACCCGCGACGTCTACACCATCAGAGCCGATGTGGAGCAAGGTGATTCAGGTGGACCGCTGATCGACCTCAACGGTCGTGTGCTCGGTGTGGTGTTCGGCGCCGCCGTCGATGACGCCGACACCGGCTTCGTGTTGACCGCGGAGGAAGTGAACAGTCAGCTGGCCAAGGTGGGCGCCACCCAGCAGGTCAACACCGGGGCCTGCGTCACCTGA
- a CDS encoding ArsA family ATPase, which yields MTHPHKPETLDMAAILADTSNRVVVCCGAGGVGKTTTAAAIALRAAEYGRTVVVLTIDPAKRLAQALGVNDLGNTPQRVPLAPEVPGELHAMMLDMRRTFDEMVVQYSGSDRAQSILDNQFYQTVATSLAGTQEYMAMEKLGQLLAQDRWDLVVVDTPPSRNALDFLDAPKRLGSFMDSRLWRLLLAPGRGIGRLVTGAMGLAMKAISTILGSQMLADAAAFVQSLDATFGGFREKAERTYSLLKRRGTQFVVVSAAEPDALREASFFVDRLSQEGMPLAGLVLNRTHPTLCSLPVERAIDAAENLESDKSEAAALAAAVLKIHADRAQTAKREIRLLSRFTGANPHVPVIGVPSLPFDVSDLEALRALADQITAVG from the coding sequence ATGACGCACCCACACAAGCCTGAAACCCTTGATATGGCGGCAATCCTGGCCGATACGTCCAATCGCGTCGTGGTGTGCTGTGGCGCTGGCGGAGTGGGTAAGACCACCACGGCAGCGGCAATCGCGCTGCGGGCGGCCGAATATGGGCGCACCGTAGTAGTTTTGACCATCGACCCGGCTAAGCGGCTCGCACAAGCGTTGGGCGTCAACGACCTTGGGAATACACCGCAACGGGTGCCGCTGGCTCCGGAGGTGCCCGGCGAACTGCACGCGATGATGCTCGACATGCGTCGCACGTTCGACGAAATGGTGGTCCAGTATTCGGGATCCGATCGGGCCCAATCGATTCTGGACAATCAGTTCTATCAGACCGTCGCCACGTCGCTGGCCGGTACGCAAGAGTATATGGCCATGGAGAAGCTGGGGCAGCTGCTGGCGCAGGACCGGTGGGACCTGGTGGTGGTGGATACGCCGCCGTCGCGTAACGCACTGGACTTCCTGGACGCACCCAAACGGCTGGGCAGCTTCATGGACAGCCGCCTGTGGCGCCTGCTGCTCGCACCGGGCCGGGGTATTGGCCGCCTGGTGACCGGAGCGATGGGGCTGGCGATGAAGGCGATTTCGACGATTCTGGGTTCGCAGATGCTCGCCGACGCCGCCGCGTTCGTGCAGTCTCTGGATGCCACCTTTGGTGGTTTCCGTGAAAAGGCCGAGCGCACCTACTCGTTGCTGAAGCGGCGCGGGACGCAGTTCGTGGTGGTGTCGGCCGCCGAGCCCGATGCTCTTCGCGAAGCTTCTTTCTTCGTCGATCGGTTGTCCCAGGAGGGGATGCCGCTGGCGGGGCTGGTGCTCAACCGCACCCACCCGACGCTGTGCTCGCTGCCGGTCGAACGGGCGATCGACGCTGCCGAGAACTTGGAGTCCGATAAGTCGGAGGCGGCCGCGCTGGCGGCCGCGGTGCTGAAGATCCATGCCGACCGCGCGCAGACCGCTAAGCGGGAGATACGGCTGCTGTCCCGGTTCACCGGCGCAAACCCGCACGTTCCGGTTATCGGAGTGCCGTCACTCCCGTTCGACGTCTCAGATCTGGAGGCGTTGCGCGCGCTGGCGGACCAGATCACGGCGGTGGGTTGA
- the crp gene encoding cAMP-activated global transcriptional regulator CRP has translation MDEILARAGIFQGVEPNAVAALTKQLQPVDFPRGHTVFAEGEPGDRLYIIVAGKVKIGRRSPDGRENLLTIMGPSDMFGELSIFDPGPRTSSATTITEVRAVSMDRDALRAWIADRPEIAEQLLRVLARRLRRTNNNLADLIFTDVPGRVAKQLLQLAQRFGTQEGGAMRVTHDLTQEEIAQLVGASRETVNKALADFAHRGWIRLEGKSVLISDSERLARRAR, from the coding sequence GTGGACGAGATCCTGGCAAGGGCAGGAATCTTCCAAGGGGTTGAACCCAACGCAGTCGCTGCGTTGACCAAGCAGCTGCAGCCCGTTGATTTCCCCCGCGGACACACGGTTTTCGCTGAAGGCGAGCCGGGTGATCGGCTCTACATCATCGTCGCCGGCAAGGTGAAGATCGGTCGCCGATCACCAGACGGCCGCGAGAACCTGCTCACCATCATGGGCCCGTCGGACATGTTCGGTGAACTGTCCATCTTCGACCCGGGTCCCCGAACGTCCAGCGCGACGACGATCACCGAGGTCCGCGCGGTGTCTATGGACCGCGACGCACTGCGGGCCTGGATCGCCGACCGCCCCGAGATCGCCGAGCAGCTGTTGCGTGTGTTGGCGCGCCGATTGCGCCGCACCAACAACAACCTGGCCGACCTGATCTTCACCGACGTTCCGGGCCGGGTCGCCAAGCAGCTGCTTCAGCTTGCTCAGCGGTTCGGCACCCAGGAGGGTGGCGCGATGCGGGTCACCCACGATCTCACCCAGGAGGAGATCGCCCAGCTCGTGGGTGCCTCGCGGGAAACGGTGAACAAGGCGCTGGCTGACTTCGCACACCGTGGCTGGATTCGACTGGAGGGCAAGAGCGTGCTCATCTCCGACTCTGAGCGCTTAGCCCGCCGAGCGAGGTAA
- a CDS encoding WhiB family transcriptional regulator: MSGTSPGARKTNLTSTGNLLRSVEADDRIAWVSQALCRATDPDELFVRGAAQRKAAVICRHCPVMQECGADALDNKVEFGVWGGMTERQRRALLKQHPEVVSWSDYFDKRKRRNII, from the coding sequence GTGTCAGGAACAAGCCCGGGCGCACGCAAGACGAACCTCACGTCCACCGGCAACCTGTTACGCAGCGTGGAGGCGGACGACCGCATCGCCTGGGTTTCGCAGGCGCTATGCCGGGCAACCGATCCCGACGAACTCTTCGTGCGGGGAGCCGCCCAGCGTAAGGCCGCGGTGATCTGCCGGCACTGCCCGGTAATGCAGGAATGCGGGGCCGACGCCCTGGACAACAAGGTCGAATTCGGTGTTTGGGGTGGCATGACCGAGCGCCAGCGCCGGGCGCTGCTCAAGCAGCACCCCGAGGTGGTCTCGTGGTCGGATTACTTCGACAAGCGCAAGCGCCGCAACATCATCTGA
- a CDS encoding S1 family peptidase: MLLGLLLAPAGTANADDKVPLGGGAGIVVNTGTLCTLTAIGHDNRGDLIGFTSAHCGGPGAPVAAEGAENQGQVGTMVAGNDSLDYAVIKFDPARVTPVANLNGFAINGIGPDPTAGQIACKQGRTTGNSCGVTWGPGQDPGSILMQVCGGPGDSGAPVTVDNMLVGMIHGAFSDSLPSCVTKYIPLHTPAVVMSINADLADIVAKNRPGSGFVPIA, translated from the coding sequence ATGCTCCTCGGCTTGCTACTGGCTCCGGCCGGCACGGCGAACGCCGACGACAAGGTGCCGCTGGGAGGCGGCGCGGGCATTGTGGTCAACACCGGCACGCTGTGCACCCTGACCGCGATCGGCCACGACAATCGTGGTGACCTCATTGGATTCACCTCGGCGCACTGCGGCGGCCCGGGTGCTCCCGTCGCCGCCGAGGGCGCCGAGAACCAGGGTCAGGTGGGCACCATGGTCGCCGGCAACGACAGCCTCGACTACGCGGTGATTAAGTTCGACCCGGCCAGGGTGACCCCGGTGGCCAACCTGAACGGCTTCGCCATCAACGGCATCGGCCCGGACCCGACGGCCGGTCAGATCGCCTGCAAGCAGGGTCGCACCACGGGTAACTCGTGCGGCGTCACTTGGGGCCCTGGCCAGGACCCGGGCAGCATCCTGATGCAGGTCTGCGGCGGGCCCGGTGACTCCGGGGCGCCGGTGACGGTGGACAACATGCTCGTCGGGATGATCCATGGCGCCTTCAGCGACAGCCTGCCCAGTTGCGTCACCAAGTACATTCCGCTGCACACACCGGCGGTGGTGATGTCGATCAACGCCGACCTGGCAGACATCGTCGCCAAGAACCGGCCGGGCTCGGGGTTCGTGCCGATCGCCTGA
- a CDS encoding DUF4177 domain-containing protein, protein MTQPTAWEYATVPLLTHATKQILDQWGADGWELVSVLPGPTGEQHVAYLKRPK, encoded by the coding sequence ATGACCCAACCCACCGCATGGGAATATGCCACGGTTCCGCTACTCACCCACGCCACCAAGCAGATCCTCGATCAGTGGGGCGCCGACGGCTGGGAGCTGGTGTCGGTGCTACCCGGCCCCACCGGCGAGCAGCACGTCGCCTATCTCAAGCGCCCCAAGTGA
- a CDS encoding TlpA family protein disulfide reductase, giving the protein MVLALVAQLRDDAAPSAGRTGIQPPAQREHRDADTPAALAGPRQRAGLPACPAAGTGDGPPALRGVVVECAADGTPVDVAKALAGRRVVVNLWAYWCAPCTAELPAMAEYQRRSGDDVLVLTVHQDENETAALLRLAELGVRLPTLQDGRRRVASALRMVNVMPATVVLRPDGSVAKTLPRAFGSADEIAAAVGEGAG; this is encoded by the coding sequence ATGGTGCTGGCGCTGGTGGCCCAACTACGAGACGACGCTGCGCCGTCCGCGGGACGCACCGGAATCCAGCCCCCCGCTCAGCGTGAGCACCGTGACGCTGACACCCCGGCGGCGCTGGCCGGCCCCCGCCAGCGCGCCGGCCTGCCGGCCTGTCCGGCCGCCGGCACCGGTGACGGGCCGCCCGCACTGCGCGGAGTAGTAGTGGAATGCGCGGCCGATGGCACCCCGGTCGACGTGGCGAAAGCGTTGGCCGGACGCCGCGTGGTGGTCAACCTCTGGGCATACTGGTGCGCGCCGTGCACAGCCGAACTACCCGCCATGGCCGAGTATCAGCGTCGGTCGGGTGACGACGTGTTGGTGCTGACGGTGCACCAGGACGAGAACGAGACGGCCGCTTTGCTGCGGTTGGCCGAGCTTGGCGTTCGGTTACCGACGTTGCAGGACGGTCGGCGCAGGGTGGCATCAGCGTTGCGAATGGTTAACGTGATGCCCGCGACGGTCGTGCTGCGGCCAGACGGTAGCGTTGCGAAAACCCTGCCGCGGGCTTTCGGCAGCGCAGACGAGATCGCGGCCGCGGTAGGAGAAGGCGCGGGGTAG
- a CDS encoding NUDIX hydrolase — translation MTAAIPLTPDVGPPWLRPLVDNIDQIPDAYRRRLPADVLAMVTAARSVSSVRRTGRDAAVLVLFSGPPDAPAEGGVPDDADLLLTVRAATLRHHAGQAAFPGGASDPGDEGPVATALREAREETGIDVSRLHALATMERTFIAPSNFHVVPVLAYSTDPGPVTVVNNAETAIVARVPVRAFINPENRLMVYRGTLGKRWAGPAFLLNQMLVWGFTGQVISAVLDVAGWSKPWDTDDLRELDDAMVLVGDSR, via the coding sequence GTGACCGCAGCGATTCCCCTGACTCCGGACGTGGGCCCGCCGTGGCTGCGGCCGCTCGTCGACAACATCGATCAGATTCCCGACGCATACCGGCGGCGCCTGCCGGCCGATGTCCTCGCCATGGTGACCGCGGCAAGATCGGTTTCGTCGGTGCGCCGCACAGGCCGCGACGCCGCGGTACTGGTCTTGTTCTCCGGGCCGCCGGATGCACCCGCCGAGGGCGGGGTGCCCGACGACGCCGACCTGTTGCTCACCGTGCGGGCCGCCACGCTGCGTCACCACGCCGGGCAGGCCGCCTTCCCGGGCGGCGCTTCCGATCCCGGCGACGAGGGTCCCGTCGCGACCGCGCTGCGAGAAGCGCGGGAGGAGACCGGGATTGACGTCAGCAGGCTGCATGCCCTGGCCACCATGGAACGGACGTTCATCGCGCCGTCCAACTTTCACGTCGTCCCGGTACTCGCCTATTCGACCGATCCCGGACCAGTCACCGTCGTCAACAACGCCGAGACGGCGATCGTGGCGCGGGTCCCGGTGCGGGCGTTCATCAACCCGGAGAATCGGCTAATGGTGTACCGCGGCACGTTGGGCAAGCGCTGGGCCGGACCGGCGTTTCTGCTGAACCAAATGCTGGTGTGGGGCTTCACTGGCCAGGTGATCTCCGCGGTTCTAGACGTCGCGGGGTGGTCCAAGCCCTGGGACACCGACGACCTTCGCGAGTTGGACGACGCCATGGTGCTGGTGGGTGACTCCCGATGA
- a CDS encoding phage holin family protein — MSKPDKNGVPNTLTTIPLADPHARAGEPSVGDLIKDATAQMSTLVRAEVELARAEITRDVKKGLTGSVFFISALVILFYSTFFLFFFLAELLDTWLWRWVAFLIVFAIMVVVTAVLALLGFLKVRRIRGPSKTIESVKELPAAFTPGHDKTPAAAAITSDKTPTDPSGW; from the coding sequence GTGAGCAAACCCGATAAGAACGGTGTGCCCAACACGCTGACCACGATTCCCCTGGCCGACCCCCACGCCAGGGCCGGTGAGCCGTCGGTGGGCGACCTGATCAAGGATGCAACCGCGCAGATGTCGACGCTGGTGCGCGCCGAGGTTGAGCTGGCCCGTGCCGAGATCACCCGCGATGTGAAGAAAGGCCTGACCGGCAGCGTCTTCTTCATCTCCGCGCTGGTGATCCTTTTCTACTCCACCTTCTTCCTGTTCTTCTTCCTGGCCGAGCTCCTCGATACCTGGCTCTGGCGCTGGGTGGCGTTCCTGATCGTCTTCGCGATCATGGTCGTGGTCACCGCGGTGCTGGCCCTGCTGGGCTTCCTGAAGGTGCGCCGGATCAGGGGGCCGAGCAAGACCATCGAGTCGGTAAAGGAATTGCCCGCCGCATTCACGCCGGGGCACGACAAAACGCCGGCGGCCGCGGCGATCACCTCCGACAAGACACCCACCGATCCGTCGGGTTGGTAG